GTCTGGTATACTGTCTTTAGGATTGGCCAGACGTTAGTCATGGTCGTAGTCACATATACAGGTAAGTATGTGATGGAAGTGTAGACATCGACTTGAGTATCTGTTGCAGTGGTTGTAATGGAGGCGGTGAGAGTCTTCACAACAGATACCGTTGATAGAGTCGTGGCAGTAGTTGTCCCTACAACTTGTGTCACGTGCTCTTCAAGATCGGTAGCCGAGTATGTAATGCTGATGGTTTCGGGTTGATATCTGGTATAAGTGTATGCCCGATTCTTCTCTTTGATCATTAGTTGGCTGACGTAAAATGTGGAATAAGCCAGCTGTGGCGCCTGATATTGAGATACCGTTTCTGTGTGAGTAATAGCGTAAGGCACACAATTCGTAGTGGTAACGCTAACATAGGTTGGTATAACATCTAGGAGAGTGACAGTGGAGCGAACCGTCCTGACTTGCATTCGAGTATTTGTCAAAGACACGTAAGAAGATACATCTTGACACACCTTCACAGGTAAGTCTGGCCGAAGTCCTTCACTTGGTGCAAGCAAAGAGAGGGCTGTCCACAGAGCAAAAAGTTTCATGTTCAAATTCTTACTAATTGTTATGCCTGACTGTTACACAGATGAATTATGCTCATGAAGGGGGTGATCTGATCTTTTGTAGGAATATGTCCCAAAGAAACTCGGCATACACATGAGATCTAGAACTAATTACATCCCAAAGTCACTGGGAACAAGGATGTTTCAATGCAGGCTAATACCTAGTTATAATAAactgtatttagatataataaatgtgtgatacgtataataaattatagttaggtataatgaatgtgtaatatgtataagttgcaattatgtataatgagtgtgatgtatgtgtaatgaatgtggtatttataatgaatgtttagtatgtatgcaaattaaatgttctgtatatgaatggaatgtcttgtgtgcataatgacatgaatagtatgtataatgaaaCGCATAATGTAAATGTATGGAACATTTCATACTTCTCAATCAGTCCTTATATCCACCGTtgccatttttttatgtaaattaatttgtttatgggttcaacatttattaatattcctcGACCAATGGCTACAAAAATCCTGTTAAAATCCTACTGATTGTTATGGCAAACTGCttgaatgtatatctaaatatatgtatttgtatatatatacacatagatagatagatagatacagacactgaGATCTAAATGAGAGTTAATTATATTCCAAAGTCACCGGGACAAGGGCGTTTCAACAGAGGTTAGTTATAGCAGTAAATTTTagttatgtttgtgatatatatgatgaattgtatctatgagtggtgagtggtgtggtgagtataatgagactgtggtatgtatactgaatgcatggtatgtatgcaaactgaatatggtatgtatgcaaactgaacgtactgtatgtgaaaggtatgccctgtgttcataatgaaaagtatacatagaaatatatctacCTTCCGTAATCAGTCTTGTTGATAGTGATGTAATTGAAACTATTTATGAATTAAAGCAGCATTTATTGATATCCCTCGACTAATAGCTATGAGCATCATGACAGTGATATGCTGTCGATGTCTCCATAACCGTTGTCACGTAATCAACGGCTTCTTTAATGTATTCAGTCTGGTATACTGTCTTGAGGATTGGCCAGGCGTTAGTCATGGTCGtagtcacatatataataaatgtgtgatatgtataataaattatagttaggtataatgaatgtgtaatatgtaaaagttatatttatgtataatgagtgtgatgtatgtgaaatgaatgtggtatttataatgaatgtttagtatgtatgcaaattgaatgtactgtatgtgaatggaatgtcttgtgtgcataatgacatgaatagtatgtataatgaaacgtataatgtaaatgtatggaacattatatacatttatggaacatttattaatattcctcgactaatagctacaaaaatcctgttaaaatcctactgattgttatggcaaactacttgaatgtatatatacatatatatgtatatttatatatacatatgtatatatatgtatatttatatatacatatgtatatatatgtatatttatatatatttatgtatacatatgtatatttatgtatacatatgtatatttatgtatacatatgtatatttatgtatacatatgtatatttatgtatacattatgtatatatatgtatatatatgtatatttatatacatgtatatttatatatgcatatttatatttatatatatacatgtatacacgcatatatatatatgtatacacgcatacatatataagtatttatgcatatatatatatatatatatatatatatatatatatgtgtgtgtgtgtgtgtgtgtgtgtgtgtttgtgtgtgtatatgaaaaggaaaacagcagagtaagaaatgaaattaaatcttaATGTTTCGACCTCCTCACGAGTTCCTTCTTGGacgaataataaacagaaatggatgaatatatatgtatatatttgtatatacatatagatgcctatatatatgtataaatacaaatgtatattcacatatttatataaaaacagatagatagacagataaatacattgaCATCTATAGCTAGTACTAATTATAACCCAAAGTCATGGGTGTTTCAACACGGGCttatatataatgtctaattATAACAATGAATTGTACTTATGTATGGTAAGTATAGGTACTGAGTAATGAATGTAATGgatgtatgatgagtataatgaatgtgtggtgaaTATAATGAATGCGTAGCGAGTGTAATTTctagtataaaaataaattgtagttatgtatggtaagtataatgactgagtgatgagtataatgaatgcgtgGTAAGTATAATAAATGCATGGCGAGTATTATGAATGCGTGGTGAGCATAATGAATGCGTGGTGAGCATAATGAATGCGTCGCAAGTCTAATGAGTGCACGGTGTGTATAATGAATGTCCGGTGAGTAAAATAATGTGCGGTGTGTATGATAATGTATACGCAgtgtgtataatgaatgtgcggtgagtataatgaatgtgcggtAAAATGTCATGTTAAGTCATACTTATTGTTATGACAAGCTGTTtcagtgtaaatatgtataatatacatacttatatatgtatatatacattatatatgtatatatacatacttatatatgtatatatatatgcttatatatgtatatatacatacttatatatgtgtatatatatacatacttatataagtatatatatacatacttatatatgtatatatgcatacttatatatgtgtatctatatatagatacttatctatgtatatttatatatatgtatatatatacttaaatatgtatatttttgtgtatatataaatgtatgtatttgtatatatttacacatacatagatagatagacagatacagacactGAGATCTAAACAAGAGCTAATTATATCCCGAAGTCACCGGGAGAAGGGCGTTAGTTATAGCAATAAATTTTAGTCATTTTCGTGTGATATGTATGATGAATTATATCTATGCATAAAAAAAtgtggggtaagtataatgaatatggggtaagtataatgaatatggggtaagtataatgaatatggggtaagtataatgaatatggggtaagtataatgaatatggggtaagtataatgaatatggggtaagtataatgaatatgggtaagtataatgaatatgggtaagtataatgaatatgggtaagtataatgaatatgggtaagtataatgaatatggggtaagtataatgaatatggggtaagtataatgaatatggggtaagtataatgaatatggggtaagtataatgaatatggggtaagtataatgaatatggggtaagtataatgaatatggggtaagtataatgaatatggggtaagtataatgaatatggggtaagtataatgaatataggtccgcggtggccgaatggttagagcgtcggactcaagactgtcacgacggcaatctgagttcgagggttcgagtcaccggccggcgcgttgttcccttgggcaaggaacttcacctcgattgcctacctagccactgggtggccaagccagcccaagtcaaagtgctgatcccaagcccggataaatagagagattgattacctaaaaaggtatcaccggcactctccgtggaaaggaactggggacactaccacgtactcactccaagagcatcacaacatgaaaactacaattaagtatcatgctgtgaccacggcggctcagacatgaacctaccgttaaaagaagataatgaatatggggtaagtataatgaatatggggtaagtataatgaatatggggtaagtataatgaatatggggtaagtataatgaatatggggtaagtataatgaatatggggtaagtataatgaatgtgtgtttgGTATAATGGATGTGTGTTTAGTATAATGGATGTGtgttaagtataatgaatgtgtgttaagtataatgaatgtactTATGTTTAAGTACTTGTACTTATTTTGAATTAATTGTTGTATCAATAGCACTTAATGTTTAATGAATTGTACGTTTGTAAATTACACTGTGCTCGAGTATAGTGAATTGGtctcgtgcttgtgtgtgtatatgaaaaggaaaacagcagagtaagaaatgaaattaaatcttaATGTTTCGACCTCCTCACGAGTTCCTTCTTGGacgaataataaacagaaatggatgaatatatatgtatatatttgtatatacatatagatgcctatatatatgtatatatacaaatgtatattcacatatttatataaaaacagatagatagacagataaatacattgaCATCTATAGCTAGTACTAATTATAACCCAAAGTCATGGGTGTTTCAACACGGGCttatatataatgtctaattataacaataaattgtaCTTATGTATGGTAAGTATAGGTACTGAGTAATGAATGTAATGgatgtatgatgagtataatgaatgtgtggtgaaTATAATGAATGCGTAGCGAGTGTAATTTctagttataaaaataaattgtagttatgtatggtaagtataatgactgagtgatgagtataatgaatgcgtgGTAAGTATAATAAATGCATGGCGAGTATTATGAATGCGTGGTGAGCATAATGAATGCGTGGTGAGCATAATGAATGCGTCGCAAGTCTAATGAGTGCACGGTGTGTATAATGAATGTCCGGTGAGTAAAATAATGTGCGGTGTGTATGATAATGTATACGCAgtgtgtataatgaatgtgcggtgagtataatgaatgtgcggtAAAATGTCATGTTAAGTCATACTTATTGTTATGA
The Penaeus monodon isolate SGIC_2016 chromosome 18, NSTDA_Pmon_1, whole genome shotgun sequence genome window above contains:
- the LOC119584897 gene encoding uncharacterized protein LOC119584897; its protein translation is MKLFALWTALSLLAPSEGLRPDLPVKVCQDVSSYVSLTNTRMQVRTVRSTVTLLDVIPTYVSVTTTNCVPYAITHTETVSQYQAPQLAYSTFYVSQLMIKEKNRAYTYTRYQPETISITYSATDLEEHVTQVVGTTTATTLSTVSVVKTLTASITTTATDTQVDVYTSITYLPVYVTTTMTNVWPILKTVYQTEYIKEAVDYVTTVMETSTAYHCHDAHSY